A genomic window from Variovorax paradoxus includes:
- a CDS encoding site-specific recombinase has protein sequence MAAASRDLQGLLAGLDPTADVAQRHIWLINIFDWLRGDRASPQAAIGRVQLLLDAIEARPELRERLRAWWRVFTQAVDLTTLLADYGFAPRTAFASELGERLRRKILPGTPETTDASDLFRMVLPGVFDAGWIALLDETQLARIGALLADAALDDDGAPRWRHTVMDAVTYCSSQVVAAGFSPELRLRMSTEVLGQGRPFHSLMADLDELREQMFDRPGEPRDEEALQAAFLAFRDRLDACRAGAASVYTHLEDNGISVGLVFRLRQLRERVLRIRELLDCLMAPNPAPSVARLVGRLVLAGGERNSIRALIASNSSMLAAKVTERSAETGEHYITRDRASYLQMVKKAAGGGALTAITVLLKFGIYALGLSAFWSGLGAGLMYAASFVAIQLLHLTLATKQPAMTAPAMAARLRDIDSDGAVSDFVDEVANLVRSQVAAVLGNVLVVVPAVVGIALLAQLALERPLLDAAHAAATLKSLSLAGPTALYAAITGILLFSASIVAGWTENAFVLHRMDSAMRYNPRIGAFLGAARARRWADFMRTHISGFASNISLGLMLGLLPAFAGFFGLGLDVRHVTLSAGQIAAAAASTGLGVLQQPALWWAVAAIPVIGALNVSVSFYFAFRLALRAHSVSLGDRARIRSAIWARWRSRPVSFFLPG, from the coding sequence ATGGCTGCCGCATCGCGCGACTTGCAGGGGCTGCTTGCCGGCCTCGACCCGACAGCCGACGTGGCACAGCGCCACATCTGGCTCATCAATATCTTCGACTGGCTGCGCGGCGACCGCGCCTCGCCCCAGGCGGCGATCGGCCGCGTGCAGTTGCTGCTCGACGCCATCGAGGCGCGGCCCGAATTGCGAGAGCGGCTGCGCGCCTGGTGGCGCGTGTTCACGCAGGCGGTCGACCTGACCACGCTGCTGGCCGACTACGGCTTCGCCCCGCGCACCGCCTTCGCCAGCGAGCTGGGCGAGCGGCTGCGCCGCAAGATCCTGCCCGGCACGCCCGAGACCACCGACGCGTCAGACCTGTTCCGCATGGTGCTGCCCGGCGTGTTCGACGCGGGCTGGATCGCTCTGCTCGACGAGACGCAGCTGGCTCGCATCGGCGCGCTGCTGGCCGACGCGGCGCTGGACGACGACGGCGCGCCGCGCTGGCGCCACACGGTAATGGACGCCGTCACCTACTGCAGCAGCCAGGTGGTGGCGGCCGGGTTCTCGCCGGAGCTGCGCCTGCGCATGAGCACCGAGGTGCTGGGCCAGGGGCGCCCTTTTCATTCGCTGATGGCCGATCTCGACGAACTGCGCGAGCAGATGTTCGACCGGCCCGGCGAGCCCCGCGACGAGGAGGCGCTGCAGGCGGCCTTCTTGGCCTTCCGCGACCGGCTCGACGCCTGCCGGGCCGGTGCCGCCTCGGTCTACACGCACCTGGAAGACAACGGCATCTCGGTCGGGCTGGTGTTCCGGCTGCGCCAGTTGCGCGAGCGGGTGCTGCGCATCCGCGAACTGCTCGACTGCCTGATGGCGCCCAACCCCGCGCCCAGCGTGGCTCGGCTGGTCGGGCGGCTGGTGCTGGCGGGCGGCGAACGCAACAGCATCCGCGCGCTGATCGCCTCCAACTCGTCGATGCTGGCGGCCAAGGTGACCGAGCGCAGCGCCGAGACCGGCGAGCACTACATCACCCGCGACCGCGCCAGCTACCTGCAGATGGTGAAGAAGGCCGCGGGCGGCGGCGCGCTCACGGCCATCACGGTGCTGCTGAAGTTCGGCATCTACGCGCTGGGCTTGTCGGCCTTCTGGAGCGGGCTGGGCGCGGGGCTGATGTATGCGGCCAGCTTCGTCGCAATCCAGCTGCTGCACCTGACGCTGGCCACCAAGCAGCCCGCGATGACGGCGCCGGCCATGGCGGCGCGGCTGCGCGACATCGATTCGGACGGCGCGGTGAGCGATTTCGTCGATGAGGTCGCGAACCTCGTGCGCTCGCAGGTGGCGGCGGTGCTGGGCAATGTGCTGGTGGTGGTGCCGGCGGTGGTGGGCATCGCCCTGCTGGCCCAGCTGGCGCTGGAGCGGCCCCTGCTCGACGCCGCGCATGCCGCGGCCACGCTGAAATCACTCTCGCTGGCCGGGCCGACCGCGCTTTATGCGGCAATCACCGGCATCCTGCTGTTTTCGGCCAGCATCGTCGCCGGATGGACAGAAAACGCCTTTGTCCTGCATCGCATGGACTCCGCCATGCGTTACAACCCCCGCATCGGCGCTTTTCTCGGCGCCGCACGGGCCCGCCGCTGGGCCGATTTCATGCGCACACACATCTCAGGCTTCGCCTCCAACATCTCGCTGGGACTCATGCTCGGGCTGCTGCCCGCGTTCGCGGGTTTCTTCGGGCTTGGCCTTGATGTACGGCACGTGACACTCTCGGCCGGACAGATCGCCGCAGCCGCGGCATCCACCGGCCTCGGGGTGCTGCAGCAGCCCGCGCTGTGGTGGGCGGTAGCGGCGATCCCGGTCATTGGCGCGCTCAATGTGAGCGTGAGTTTCTACTTCGCTTTCCGCCTGGCGCTGCGCGCGCACAGCGTGAGCCTCGGTGACCGCGCCCGCATCCGCAGCGCGATCTGGGCCCGCTGGCGCAGCCGGCCGGTGAGCTTTTTCCTGCCTGGATGA
- a CDS encoding RDD family protein: MDEGWWYAQGEDRQGPLSSAQIHERIRTGIIDAQTLVWRPGRLAWKPLHQVEELMLPGMRMEPVLLQDFGPAAVREAPPLPDEQPAPDRPMPAPQSARPDPEPWLSDGPLEAPAPQRRTPGLPAAGPWRRFFARLFDVWTMCLPAGFFMAAVVGRIWPAFGLWMENPSSTPTLGIIFLPVALVFEAIVFGLFGTTLGKLLFGVRVRLHDGGRPTFLQYLGRVAWMYLSGLGLGIPFVTLFTMGRQFFEVKEGRPATYDAKRYLVQAAGTGVLRTGLAVTALAGLVAGVVFINQREAQRSMRFYAGFEWTNPVTKLRASIPRGWQYREQSNTTGDVVHTFFSDTVVAVFAVEGGMEQVSLDEYQRIWAMAVRPSMELDARARPINVKGRLGLQMKGAMTADASRHVDATLLKSGTQVWRIVLVGTSDRDPDTAATAALRDLLFQTVPAAAPESTPKGNTV, encoded by the coding sequence ATGGACGAGGGCTGGTGGTACGCACAGGGCGAAGACAGGCAGGGTCCGCTGTCGAGCGCGCAGATCCATGAACGCATTCGCACGGGCATCATCGACGCGCAGACGCTGGTCTGGCGTCCGGGCCGGCTGGCCTGGAAGCCCCTGCACCAGGTCGAGGAACTGATGCTGCCCGGCATGCGCATGGAACCCGTGCTGCTGCAGGACTTCGGGCCCGCCGCAGTGCGCGAGGCGCCGCCTTTGCCCGACGAGCAACCAGCCCCGGACCGCCCGATGCCCGCGCCGCAGTCCGCGCGACCCGACCCGGAACCGTGGCTGTCCGACGGTCCCCTGGAGGCACCCGCACCGCAAAGGCGCACCCCCGGCCTGCCGGCGGCCGGCCCGTGGCGCCGCTTTTTCGCCCGTCTCTTCGACGTCTGGACGATGTGCCTGCCCGCCGGCTTCTTCATGGCCGCGGTGGTGGGCCGCATCTGGCCGGCCTTCGGCCTGTGGATGGAAAACCCGTCGTCCACGCCAACGCTCGGGATCATCTTCCTGCCCGTGGCGCTGGTCTTCGAAGCCATCGTCTTCGGCCTGTTCGGCACGACGCTGGGCAAGCTGCTGTTCGGCGTGCGGGTCAGGCTTCACGACGGCGGGCGGCCCACTTTCCTCCAGTACCTGGGGCGCGTGGCGTGGATGTACCTGTCCGGCCTCGGCCTGGGCATTCCCTTCGTCACGCTGTTCACCATGGGCCGCCAGTTCTTCGAGGTGAAGGAGGGCCGCCCTGCCACCTACGACGCGAAGCGCTACCTGGTGCAGGCGGCGGGAACGGGCGTGTTGCGCACGGGCCTGGCCGTGACCGCACTGGCGGGCCTCGTGGCCGGCGTGGTCTTCATCAACCAGCGCGAGGCGCAAAGAAGCATGCGCTTCTACGCCGGCTTCGAGTGGACGAACCCCGTCACGAAGCTGCGCGCGAGCATCCCGCGCGGGTGGCAATACCGGGAGCAGTCCAACACCACTGGCGACGTGGTTCACACCTTCTTCTCGGACACCGTGGTCGCGGTCTTCGCCGTGGAAGGTGGCATGGAGCAGGTGAGCCTGGACGAGTACCAGCGAATCTGGGCGATGGCGGTGCGCCCGTCGATGGAGCTGGACGCACGCGCGCGCCCCATCAACGTCAAGGGCCGCCTGGGCCTGCAGATGAAGGGTGCGATGACCGCGGACGCCTCGCGGCACGTGGATGCCACGCTGCTGAAGAGCGGCACCCAGGTCTGGCGCATCGTGCTGGTCGGCACCTCGGACCGGGACCCGGACACGGCCGCCACCGCGGCGCTGCGCGACCTGCTGTTCCAGACCGTTCCGGCCGCAGCGCCCGAGAGCACGCCGAAGGGCAACACGGTCTGA
- the apaG gene encoding Co2+/Mg2+ efflux protein ApaG yields MSHSPFSVQVEPRYLAEQSSAKDNIYTFSYTVTVTNTGTVAAQLIARHWLINDASGHAQEVKGLGVIGQQPLLAPGESFRYTSGCRLQAPSGTMHGSYFVVTEEGERFDVPIPMFVLEADVGGAPVSRVLH; encoded by the coding sequence ATGTCACACAGCCCCTTCAGCGTGCAAGTCGAACCGCGCTACCTGGCCGAACAGTCGTCGGCCAAGGACAACATCTACACCTTCTCGTACACGGTCACCGTCACCAACACGGGGACGGTGGCTGCCCAGCTGATCGCCCGCCACTGGCTCATCAACGATGCCTCGGGCCATGCGCAGGAGGTCAAGGGCCTGGGCGTGATCGGCCAGCAGCCGCTGCTGGCGCCCGGCGAATCCTTCCGCTACACCAGCGGCTGCCGCCTGCAGGCGCCCAGCGGCACGATGCATGGCAGCTATTTCGTGGTGACGGAAGAAGGCGAGCGCTTCGACGTGCCGATTCCGATGTTCGTGCTCGAAGCGGACGTGGGCGGAGCCCCCGTCTCCCGCGTGCTTCACTAG
- a CDS encoding cation:proton antiporter, which yields MNLTSFLNDLLGFWSEWVRPSAGLPTVLWSLLLAAAAASGHLVQRYLGFPKVIGYSLVGAVVGFAGFEGAIWPLRGISLFLLELGVAVVLFEAGGRLPLRWFRHNPMVLVQSLLEATLTYFGVYWVLTLLGLPEPVANPIALMAIVASPAVLSRVIIDTRAAGPVTERAMTLATLNTFYALALGYAQAGLIERAPQTMLQKLYPVAVVLGLSFVVGGIMALALRSALRVMSPSSENTSILLLAIIAAGAALTAHIGGSAPLAALIGGVLLKTLNPKPWAWQRQLGTAASLLTMLMFVLVSIVAAQADWTLPVASVVLAVIGVRLLAKIAGVAIANPGSGASWKQAFWVGCAMSPLSSIALLIASNFATASPLLGTMITQVALPSILLMEVVGAMLATVAIHAVGESSVPWMPQAFSITEDTQR from the coding sequence ATGAATTTGACGAGCTTCCTCAACGATCTGCTGGGCTTCTGGTCCGAATGGGTGCGCCCCTCGGCGGGCCTGCCCACCGTGCTGTGGTCGCTGCTGCTGGCGGCGGCGGCGGCTTCCGGCCACCTGGTGCAACGCTATCTCGGGTTTCCCAAGGTCATCGGCTATTCGCTGGTGGGCGCTGTGGTGGGCTTTGCCGGCTTCGAAGGCGCGATCTGGCCGCTACGGGGCATCAGCCTCTTTCTGCTCGAACTCGGCGTGGCCGTGGTGCTGTTCGAGGCCGGTGGGCGGCTGCCGCTGCGCTGGTTCCGCCACAACCCGATGGTGCTGGTGCAGAGCCTGCTCGAAGCCACGCTGACCTACTTCGGCGTGTACTGGGTGCTCACGCTGCTGGGCCTGCCCGAGCCGGTGGCCAACCCGATCGCGCTGATGGCCATCGTCGCCTCGCCGGCGGTGCTGAGCCGCGTGATCATCGACACCCGCGCCGCCGGCCCCGTGACCGAACGCGCGATGACGCTGGCCACGCTCAACACCTTCTACGCGCTGGCACTGGGCTACGCGCAGGCCGGGCTGATCGAGCGCGCGCCGCAGACGATGCTGCAGAAGCTGTATCCGGTGGCGGTAGTGCTGGGCCTTTCGTTCGTGGTCGGCGGGATCATGGCGCTGGCGCTGCGCTCGGCCCTGCGGGTGATGAGCCCGTCGAGCGAGAACACGTCGATCCTGCTGCTGGCGATCATCGCGGCGGGCGCCGCGCTCACCGCGCACATCGGCGGCTCGGCGCCGCTGGCCGCGCTGATCGGCGGCGTGCTGCTGAAGACGCTCAACCCCAAGCCCTGGGCCTGGCAGCGGCAGCTGGGCACAGCGGCTTCGCTGCTGACCATGCTGATGTTCGTGCTGGTATCGATCGTTGCGGCGCAGGCCGACTGGACATTACCGGTGGCCAGCGTGGTGCTGGCCGTGATCGGCGTGCGCCTGCTGGCCAAGATCGCCGGCGTGGCCATCGCCAACCCGGGCAGCGGCGCAAGCTGGAAGCAGGCCTTCTGGGTCGGCTGCGCGATGTCGCCGCTGTCGTCGATTGCGCTGCTCATTGCCTCCAATTTCGCCACAGCATCGCCGCTGCTGGGCACGATGATCACGCAGGTGGCCCTGCCCTCGATTCTGTTGATGGAGGTGGTGGGCGCGATGCTCGCCACGGTGGCCATCCATGCGGTGGGCGAGAGTTCGGTGCCCTGGATGCCCCAGGCCTTCAGCATCACGGAGGACACGCAGCGATGA